The Terriglobia bacterium sequence GTGTCGAGTCGATCGCGGCGTAATCCGCGCGGCATCAAGCGAAAGATGAGTAATTACAAACTCAGGCCACGGAAGCGGTCTGGCACGGAAAGGCTGAGGATCGAGGATCATATCCAAATCATTAAGTGAACAGTATTGCGCTTAGTCCGGATTATTCATCAATATGCTATTAGCGGATCGATTTGCCGGGCTCGCTGGAACTCGGTCCTCGGCCCTCTCCTCGAGATGCATTTAAAAGCACGCTGCGGGGTCCCGGATTTCCGGGTAAAAGCTGGCCTCAGCCTCCGCAGAGGAAGCACGGCGATCGCCCAGAGCCTCATGAAGGATCTCAGCCTGTTTGAATTCCTTCATTACGCCCAAGGGCTTTGATTTATTGGCAATTCTTAATGAAAACAGCTGGCAGGGCAGGTGAATTCGGGCGTCTCTGCCCGGCACTGGAACGGCAGGATGACGCCGATTGTCGAAAGGATTTTCCGTGCGATCGCCCGGGGCCAAACCGGAGGCGAGGAACGACCAAGTCGAGATTGTCATTATTGACTGACGCGGCCCGGGACAAAGCAAAGCAGATCAGAATGTCTTTTTAAAGGATCAGGCTGCAGCAGGTGACTCCTCCCTCGGCCTTGGCCAGCTCCGAGGCATCGACGACGCGGACCTGAATTCCGCGTGCCTCCAAACGCCTCCGCGTGGCCGGATACGCCGAAGGGAACACCACGCTGTCGCCGATCATGAGCGCGTTGGCTGCGGACGGCTCGTTGGGATCTACCTCGATCAACTGCATCGAATTGAATGCGCTACCGTCAACCCAATGAGGATTGATCAGCACCACGTTCTCGGCGACCTGCGTCACGGCAGACTTCAGGTGCAGGCAGCCCTTCACCTGCACACCGGTCACGGCGTAGCCGTAGCCCTGCAGCATTTCGTGCAATTGCCGGGTGGCCGCCTCGTTGCTTCTTTGCGAGAGGCCAACGAACAGGTTCCTGCCGAGGCGCAGCACATCTCCCCCATCAAGGACTCCCGGGGCTTCAACGCAGACCAGGTGCCGGTAGGGGCGCAGGGCATCTGCGACAGATCGAGTCTCCTGCCTTCGTATGACGGCTCCCGGCCGTGTGATCACCGCCAACTCATCCAACACGACAGCGGCATCCTCTACGAACACGGAGTCCGGGAGATCGGGTTCCTCGGGAAGGCGGTGCACCGAACAGCCTGCGGCACGCAGGCATTCCTCATAAAGACGATGCTGTATCCTGGCCAGGTCGATGTTGATCGGCTGGCGGGCCTGATAGGTGAGCTCGCACAATCCAATCTGCCGGCTGACCTCACGGGTGATCGCGAGACGCATATCTCAGCTACTCCATCGAATGAAACTGATCTCCTGTCGGAATGGCGGGCGCGGGGATCCCCTCATGGGTCCTTTGCCCGCCGCTGCCGCATCCGATGCTCTTGAATTGGATCATCCCTTTCCCGTCGATGATGAACTTCATTGGGATGCCTTCGACCGCATATGGACCAGGGTAAGGAGAGCGCGCAGATGTTAGTTCCCATTTTCAAGCCGAGGCAAGGATAATGTTGGGGCGCGCGGCCACAAAGGAATTGTCAAACGGTTGCGGCTCGGGTATTTTGACAACCTGCAGCGGCCGTGCTTTCCTATGCATGGAAAAGAGGAGAGGAGTCGCACATGGAACTTTTGGATGTGAACCGCAGCGTCGTGCTCATCATCGATCTTCAGGGCAAATTGATGGAAATGATTGAGCGGCCCGGCCTGGTTATTGCAGCGACAAAGAGGCTCCTGAAGCTGGCAGAACTGTTCAAAGTGCCTATCGTGATGACAGAGCAGTACCCGCAAGGCCTGGGAGGAACTCATTCCGAGATTCGCGCCGCTTTCGATGCGGTGAAAACACCCAAGTGGTATCTGGATAAAACGAGTTTCGGCTGTTGCGGCGATCCCGGTTTCGAAAACCTGTTCCGAGAGGCGAGGCCGGGTCTTGGAAGTGCGCAGCAGCAGATTGTCGTGGCGGGGATCGAGGCCCACATCTGCGTGATGCAGACGGTCATAGAGCTCCTGAGGCAGGGCAGCCAGGTCTATCTCTGCTGGGAGTGCATCAGCGGCCGCGGCGCGGAGTATCGCCGGCATGCGCTCGACCGCATGACCCAGGCGGGCGCCGTGCTCACCAACCATGAATCTGTCGCCTTCGAATGGGCGCAGGACAAAAATCATCCGCAGTTCAAGGCCATGAACGCCTTGTTCAAGGAGGGGCAACTGCTCGCATAATCGAAAATGGGGTTCAGCCTTGCTGCGGAGAGCATCAGAACCTGAAGGACGCGATGAGCACGAGAGACGATCGGGAAAAGTTTGATTCGGTGAAACCATCCGAAGGGTCCGGCGAAGTTCCTTCCGAGGACTTCATCCGCTCGCTGCCCAAGGTGGAGCTGCATTGCCATCTGGATGGATCCCTGCGCCTGGAGACAATATGGGAATTGGCGCAGAGCCGGGGCGTGTCGCTGCCGGCGAATTCGCTCGATGAATTGCATTCACTCTTCCTGCTGCCGAAGAAAACGCCGCGCAGTCTGGTTGAGTATCTGAAGCGCTTTGACTACACCCTCGCCGTGTTGCAGGACGCGGAAGCGCTGACCCGCGCCGCCTACGAACTGGCTCTGGATAATGCGGCGGAAAACATCCTTTACCTGGAAGTGCGCTATTCGCCCATTCTGCACACGCGCAAGGGAATGAAGTTGACCCAGGTGATGAACGCGGTCCTGGATGGGCTTGCCAGGGCGGAGCGGGAAGTCGACATCAAGACCGGCGTCATCGTTTGCGGCATTCGCAACATTTCGCCCGAGACTTCACTGCGCCTGGCTGAGCTGACTGTCGCCTACAAGCACCAGGGGGTTGTCGGATTCGACCTTGCCGGATTCGAAGACCAGTACCCGGCGAAAGACCACAACGAAGCTTTCTACCTGATCCGCAAAAACAACATCAACTGCACGGTGCATGCCGGGGAAGCTTACGGCCCGGATTCCATCAAACAGGCCCTCCACAACCTGAACACTCACCGCATCGGCCACGGTACGCGGTTGAAGGAAGACGGAGATCTGTTGAACTATGTCAACGATCACCGCATACCGTTGGAGATCTGCCTGACTTCGAATGTCCACACCGGGGCGGTCAAGTCACTGCAAGAGCACCCTCTGCGCCTGTATTACGATTGGGGATTGCGCCTC is a genomic window containing:
- a CDS encoding dimethylargininase; amino-acid sequence: MRLAITREVSRQIGLCELTYQARQPINIDLARIQHRLYEECLRAAGCSVHRLPEEPDLPDSVFVEDAAVVLDELAVITRPGAVIRRQETRSVADALRPYRHLVCVEAPGVLDGGDVLRLGRNLFVGLSQRSNEAATRQLHEMLQGYGYAVTGVQVKGCLHLKSAVTQVAENVVLINPHWVDGSAFNSMQLIEVDPNEPSAANALMIGDSVVFPSAYPATRRRLEARGIQVRVVDASELAKAEGGVTCCSLIL
- a CDS encoding isochorismatase family protein, with translation MELLDVNRSVVLIIDLQGKLMEMIERPGLVIAATKRLLKLAELFKVPIVMTEQYPQGLGGTHSEIRAAFDAVKTPKWYLDKTSFGCCGDPGFENLFREARPGLGSAQQQIVVAGIEAHICVMQTVIELLRQGSQVYLCWECISGRGAEYRRHALDRMTQAGAVLTNHESVAFEWAQDKNHPQFKAMNALFKEGQLLA
- the add gene encoding adenosine deaminase, whose translation is MSTRDDREKFDSVKPSEGSGEVPSEDFIRSLPKVELHCHLDGSLRLETIWELAQSRGVSLPANSLDELHSLFLLPKKTPRSLVEYLKRFDYTLAVLQDAEALTRAAYELALDNAAENILYLEVRYSPILHTRKGMKLTQVMNAVLDGLARAEREVDIKTGVIVCGIRNISPETSLRLAELTVAYKHQGVVGFDLAGFEDQYPAKDHNEAFYLIRKNNINCTVHAGEAYGPDSIKQALHNLNTHRIGHGTRLKEDGDLLNYVNDHRIPLEICLTSNVHTGAVKSLQEHPLRLYYDWGLRLTLNTDNRLMSETTLTKEYLTACRTFGLTEQDLKSITIMGFKSAFMSHKSKVSLLDRVLRILNKKQTPF